A section of the candidate division WOR-3 bacterium genome encodes:
- a CDS encoding type II secretion system protein: MKRGFTLIELLIVVVIIGILAAIAIPNFIGMVSRAKDAAVKANMHTLQLSLEDFSTHSQGLYPGGLGNTVNDIVEPDLPDNPGNYSITGGVDAATGADLASANADPGAGEARLLPGNMKNPVVASNNVVSSPGKVTYNATDQTTYGVVSYEGYDAAGNSVSTGAQAFRYVIWGSGSKGQLPDSLTSGQ, translated from the coding sequence ATGAAAAGAGGTTTTACCCTGATAGAGCTACTCATCGTGGTGGTGATCATAGGTATACTGGCTGCTATAGCCATACCTAACTTCATAGGAATGGTTTCAAGGGCAAAGGATGCTGCAGTAAAGGCAAATATGCATACTTTACAGCTATCACTTGAAGATTTTTCAACCCATTCACAGGGGCTATATCCTGGAGGTCTTGGTAATACGGTAAATGATATTGTAGAACCTGATCTACCTGATAATCCAGGAAATTATTCAATCACCGGTGGTGTTGATGCTGCTACAGGGGCAGACCTTGCAAGTGCAAATGCAGATCCGGGAGCAGGTGAAGCTAGATTATTGCCTGGTAATATGAAGAATCCAGTTGTTGCAAGTAATAATGTAGTGTCAAGTCCTGGTAAAGTTACATATAATGCTACAGACCAGACTACTTATGGTGTTGTTTCTTATGAAGGTTATGATGCTGCGGGGAACTCTGTTAGTACAGGAGCTCAAGCTTTCAGATATGTGATATGGGGTTCAGGTTCAAAAGGTCAGTTACCTGATTCTCTTACATCAGGACAGTAA
- a CDS encoding DUF3782 domain-containing protein: protein MKKILSEEEIIRIIEEKLPEIIEKYPSVRLKIEELIEKKAATKEEIKEILLELKAQREENSKRFEEINKRFEEINKRFEEINKRFEEIERRFEEINKRFEEIDKRFEVLTLKMENGFKVLRDTISAIGSRWGVGAEEAFRKGFEEVLSKLDYKVIKWRRFDKNSEFFIYPRTAEIDILIKDKKKIAIEVKSSLTLGDIESFERSVRFYEKEEREKIDEKIIVAIFPYPETEEYARNLNIKLIKGIEKGREYFENLYSFI from the coding sequence ATGAAAAAAATTTTATCTGAAGAGGAAATAATTAGGATAATTGAGGAGAAATTGCCAGAAATTATAGAGAAATATCCTTCTGTAAGATTAAAAATTGAAGAATTGATTGAAAAAAAAGCTGCCACAAAAGAGGAAATAAAAGAAATACTTCTTGAACTAAAAGCACAAAGAGAAGAAAATAGTAAAAGATTTGAAGAAATTAATAAGAGATTTGAAGAAATTAATAAAAGATTTGAGGAAATTAATAAGAGATTTGAAGAAATTGAAAGAAGATTTGAAGAAATTAATAAGAGATTTGAAGAAATTGATAAAAGATTTGAAGTTCTTACATTAAAAATGGAGAATGGATTTAAGGTTTTGAGAGACACAATCTCAGCTATTGGTTCAAGGTGGGGAGTAGGAGCTGAGGAAGCTTTTAGAAAGGGATTTGAAGAAGTTCTTTCAAAACTTGATTATAAAGTTATAAAATGGAGAAGATTTGACAAAAATTCTGAATTTTTTATATATCCAAGGACAGCTGAAATAGATATATTAATAAAAGATAAAAAGAAAATAGCAATAGAGGTAAAATCATCTCTAACCCTCGGAGATATTGAAAGTTTTGAAAGATCAGTGAGATTTTATGAAAAGGAAGAAAGGGAAAAAATTGATGAAAAGATAATTGTTGCAATTTTTCCTTATCCAGAAACAGAAGAATATGCAAGAAATCTAAATATAAAGTTAATTAAGGGAATTGAAAAAGGAAGAGAATACTTTGAAAACCTTTACTCTTTCATTTAG
- the gyrB gene encoding DNA topoisomerase (ATP-hydrolyzing) subunit B → MTERYDASKIQILPGLEGVRRRPAMYIGDVGKRGLHHLIFEILDNSVDEALAGYAKNIEVILHSDGSCSVKDDGRGIPVDLHPTEKKPAVEIVFTYLHAGGKFDQKIYQISGGLHGVGASVVCALSEFLEVKVKRDGKIYYQKFSRGKKITELKEIGKTEESGTEVRFKPDPEIFKKTEFEFEIVERRLKELSFLVKGLRLKVFDERDGREREFYAEGGLKDFVKFLDEARKPIHEPFWMEAKREDIEVEIALEYNSDYQYENILSFVNTINTHEGGTHVTGFKSALTRVIVDYIKKNNLLKSNDIEIQGEDTREGLTACIHVKMPGPQFEGQTKTKLGNSNVKGIVESVFYDRFYRFLEENPSVAEEIVKLVIATARAREAAKKARELTKRKSLLESVSLPGKLADCSIKDPSKAELFVVEGESAGGSAKQARAREFQAILPLKGKILNVEKASIDKILKNEEIKTIFQAIGIGFDEEDFKPERIRYHRIIIMTDADVDGSHIRTLLLTLFYRYMKPLIELGFLYIAQPPLYRLQKGKKVYYAYSEEEKEEILKKIGGEDGVNIQRYKGLGEMNPEQLWETTMDPERRILKKVTLEDAAEADRLFSILMGEKTEPRREFIMQNAKKVQNLDI, encoded by the coding sequence ATGACAGAAAGATACGATGCATCTAAAATACAAATTTTACCAGGTTTAGAAGGTGTTAGAAGAAGACCTGCAATGTATATAGGAGATGTTGGAAAAAGGGGACTTCACCACTTAATTTTTGAAATCCTTGATAATTCAGTTGATGAAGCTCTTGCCGGTTATGCAAAAAATATTGAAGTAATCCTTCATTCTGATGGTTCCTGTTCTGTTAAAGATGATGGAAGAGGAATACCGGTTGATCTCCACCCAACAGAAAAAAAACCAGCAGTTGAGATTGTATTCACCTATCTTCACGCTGGAGGAAAGTTTGATCAGAAAATCTATCAGATTTCAGGTGGTCTTCACGGAGTTGGGGCATCAGTTGTATGTGCCCTTTCAGAATTTCTTGAAGTAAAAGTAAAAAGGGATGGAAAAATTTATTACCAAAAATTTTCGAGAGGAAAAAAAATTACTGAACTCAAAGAAATAGGTAAAACAGAGGAGAGTGGAACAGAGGTGAGATTTAAGCCTGACCCTGAAATTTTTAAAAAAACAGAATTTGAGTTTGAAATTGTTGAAAGAAGATTAAAAGAACTTTCTTTTCTTGTTAAGGGTTTAAGACTTAAAGTTTTTGATGAAAGAGATGGAAGGGAAAGGGAATTTTATGCAGAAGGTGGATTAAAAGACTTTGTAAAATTCCTTGATGAGGCCAGGAAACCAATTCATGAGCCTTTCTGGATGGAAGCAAAAAGGGAAGATATTGAAGTTGAAATAGCTCTTGAATATAACTCAGATTATCAATATGAAAATATTTTAAGTTTTGTCAATACCATCAATACCCATGAAGGTGGAACTCATGTTACTGGTTTTAAGTCAGCTCTTACAAGGGTAATAGTTGATTATATTAAAAAGAACAATTTGCTTAAATCAAACGATATTGAGATTCAGGGAGAAGACACAAGGGAAGGTTTAACTGCCTGTATTCATGTTAAAATGCCAGGACCACAGTTTGAAGGTCAGACAAAGACAAAACTTGGAAACTCAAATGTAAAAGGTATTGTGGAATCAGTATTTTACGACAGGTTTTACAGATTTCTTGAGGAAAATCCTTCTGTTGCTGAGGAAATAGTTAAACTTGTTATAGCAACAGCAAGGGCAAGGGAAGCAGCAAAAAAGGCAAGGGAATTAACAAAAAGAAAATCTCTTTTAGAATCAGTTTCTCTTCCAGGAAAACTTGCTGATTGTTCTATTAAAGACCCTTCAAAGGCAGAGTTATTTGTGGTTGAGGGTGAAAGTGCAGGTGGTTCAGCAAAGCAGGCAAGGGCAAGGGAATTTCAGGCAATTTTGCCTTTAAAGGGTAAAATTTTAAATGTAGAAAAGGCTTCCATAGATAAAATTTTAAAAAATGAAGAGATTAAGACAATTTTTCAGGCAATAGGTATAGGTTTTGATGAAGAAGATTTTAAACCTGAAAGAATAAGGTATCACAGAATAATTATAATGACTGATGCTGATGTTGATGGAAGTCATATAAGGACACTTCTTTTAACTTTATTTTACAGGTATATGAAACCACTTATAGAACTTGGATTTTTGTATATAGCACAGCCTCCCCTCTACAGATTACAGAAAGGAAAAAAGGTTTATTATGCTTATTCAGAGGAAGAAAAGGAGGAAATTTTAAAGAAGATCGGAGGAGAAGATGGGGTAAATATTCAACGTTACAAGGGTCTTGGTGAGATGAATCCAGAGCAGTTATGGGAAACAACAATGGATCCTGAAAGAAGGATTTTAAAAAAGGTAACCCTTGAAGATGCAGCAGAAGCAGATAGATTATTTTCAATTTTAATGGGTGAAAAAACAGAACCCAGAAGGGAATTTATAATGCAAAATGCAAAGAAGGTCCAGAATTTAGACATATAA
- a CDS encoding DUF721 domain-containing protein — MENLSNILFEFFRKKGLEKRFYEYQVIKEWEKIVGEGIALKVKAVNCKDGILYLFSSDSIMRSEIYNLKKEIIKEINNFFKRKIVKEIKFTRRME; from the coding sequence ATGGAAAATTTAAGCAATATTCTTTTTGAATTTTTTAGAAAGAAAGGGCTTGAAAAAAGATTTTATGAATATCAGGTTATAAAGGAATGGGAGAAAATTGTAGGGGAGGGTATAGCTTTAAAAGTAAAGGCAGTTAATTGCAAGGATGGAATTCTTTATCTTTTTTCAAGTGATTCAATTATGAGGTCAGAAATATATAATTTAAAGAAGGAGATTATAAAAGAAATAAATAATTTTTTTAAGAGAAAAATTGTAAAAGAAATAAAATTTACAAGGAGGATGGAATAA
- a CDS encoding AAA family ATPase: MLINYLFLQNFRKFEKKEFFFKEGVNLITGPNGAGKTTILEAIHLLSYPRNLKGASNSEIIKKGKEFSLIFCKGNSKNGKYEIKLEIEKDKKNLYFNNKKVPSYSYVFKKLPTIFFHSKKEIIFWNKSELFREINYLFSLLDNEYFKILLNYNRILEQRNKYLKNIKENIDPFKKLLQDNGKILQSKRIIYIKKIEEVMKNYLNVFINYEPSVLEYDFEKEKEKGFTLFGISRDKITFLKDGFELKTQCSEGEKRIFLFYFYIAIAEMMKESGNLPLLLLDDPFSILDFNLVKDFIGKWEGQIIITSLKDLDIKNKIVL, translated from the coding sequence ATGTTAATAAACTATCTATTTTTGCAAAATTTCAGAAAATTTGAAAAGAAAGAATTTTTCTTTAAAGAAGGAGTAAACCTTATTACAGGACCAAATGGAGCAGGGAAAACAACAATTCTTGAAGCAATACACCTTCTCAGCTATCCGAGAAACTTGAAAGGAGCAAGTAATTCTGAAATTATTAAAAAAGGTAAAGAATTTTCCCTAATTTTCTGTAAAGGAAATTCCAAAAATGGAAAATACGAAATAAAACTTGAGATAGAAAAGGATAAAAAAAATCTTTACTTTAATAATAAAAAAGTTCCATCCTATTCCTATGTTTTTAAAAAATTACCCACTATTTTTTTTCATTCAAAAAAAGAAATAATATTCTGGAATAAAAGCGAACTTTTCAGAGAAATAAATTACCTTTTCTCCCTTTTGGATAATGAATATTTTAAAATCTTACTTAATTACAACAGGATTCTTGAACAAAGAAATAAATATCTTAAAAATATTAAAGAAAATATAGACCCTTTTAAGAAATTGCTTCAAGATAATGGAAAAATATTGCAGAGTAAACGTATAATATATATTAAAAAAATAGAGGAAGTTATGAAAAACTATTTAAATGTTTTTATAAATTATGAACCTTCGGTTTTGGAGTATGATTTTGAAAAGGAGAAAGAAAAAGGTTTTACTCTTTTTGGTATTTCAAGGGATAAAATTACTTTTTTAAAAGATGGTTTTGAATTAAAAACGCAGTGTTCGGAGGGTGAAAAAAGGATTTTTTTATTTTATTTTTATATTGCTATTGCTGAAATGATGAAAGAAAGTGGAAATTTACCCTTACTTTTATTAGATGACCCTTTTTCAATTCTTGATTTTAATCTGGTGAAAGATTTTATTGGAAAATGGGAAGGTCAGATTATTATTACATCCCTGAAGGATCTTGATATAAAAAATAAAATAGTTTTGTAA
- the tsaD gene encoding tRNA (adenosine(37)-N6)-threonylcarbamoyltransferase complex transferase subunit TsaD, which translates to MFILSFETSCDETSVAILQNKKVKSHILSSHISGIEFGGVMPEFSSRTHMEIIVPSLKLAIEIAKIDIKDINLVSATQGPGLIGSLLVGYVFGKSLASSLQVPFYGIDHLEAHLFSVFIDRDPDFPILSLLVSGGHTELFLLEGINEIKYLGGTLDDAGGECLDKAARLFGFKYPGAKRLSELAKKGDKNFVKFPLPQTKPFTFSFSGLKTALIRYIEKLNPEEFENLKSHIAASFQETVFQHILEKVKEAIHVLNLKNLTISVVGGVAANERLRELFYENFDKVLFPPIEYCGDNAVMVGIRSYYLHNNKKNTLEFYDVYTKYPFQTKGG; encoded by the coding sequence ATGTTTATTCTTTCCTTTGAAACCTCCTGTGATGAAACTTCGGTTGCTATTTTACAAAATAAAAAAGTAAAATCCCATATTCTATCCTCTCATATTTCAGGAATTGAGTTTGGGGGTGTAATGCCTGAATTTTCTTCAAGAACTCATATGGAAATAATTGTCCCATCACTTAAACTTGCAATTGAAATTGCTAAGATTGATATAAAAGATATAAATTTAGTTTCAGCAACTCAGGGACCAGGTCTTATAGGTTCTCTCCTTGTGGGTTATGTGTTTGGTAAATCCCTGGCTTCTTCTTTACAAGTTCCCTTTTACGGAATAGATCACCTTGAAGCACATCTTTTTTCAGTATTTATCGATAGAGATCCTGATTTTCCAATACTTTCTCTCCTTGTTTCAGGAGGACATACAGAACTATTTCTCCTTGAAGGCATAAATGAAATAAAATATCTTGGTGGAACACTTGATGATGCAGGAGGTGAATGTCTTGATAAGGCTGCAAGGCTTTTTGGTTTTAAATATCCAGGAGCAAAGAGACTTTCTGAACTTGCTAAAAAAGGTGATAAAAATTTTGTTAAATTTCCTCTTCCACAAACTAAACCTTTTACTTTCAGCTTCAGTGGTTTAAAAACTGCATTAATAAGGTATATTGAAAAGCTAAATCCTGAGGAATTTGAAAATTTAAAATCCCATATTGCAGCCTCTTTCCAGGAAACTGTGTTTCAGCATATACTGGAAAAAGTCAAAGAAGCTATACATGTTCTTAATTTAAAAAATTTAACAATTTCAGTTGTAGGAGGTGTAGCAGCAAATGAGAGATTAAGAGAGTTGTTCTATGAAAATTTTGATAAAGTTTTGTTTCCTCCTATAGAATACTGCGGGGATAATGCTGTAATGGTTGGGATTAGAAGTTATTATCTTCATAATAACAAAAAAAATACTTTGGAATTTTATGATGTTTATACAAAATATCCTTTTCAAACAAAAGGAGGGTAA
- the trxB gene encoding thioredoxin-disulfide reductase, with amino-acid sequence MLEIKFGEVSEQIKDREADIIILGAGPAGLSAGLYAARANLKTIILEKETIGGQLSLTEWIEDYPGFPDGINASELINLMRKHAENFGAKILIEKANKIELLDKGYKKVITDRGEWITKAIIVATGAHHKRLGVKGELELMGRGVSNCAVCDGPFFKDKEIVVVGGGDSAVTEGIYLTRFAKKVYIVHRRDKFRAQKIYIERAKNNPKIEFILNTVVEEIKGEKKVEGVVLKNVITGEVWEMPVSAVFIFIGLLPNSEILEGLTPLDERKAVITNEKMETSIPGIYAAGDVRNTTLRQAITAASDGAIAAMMAETYINENF; translated from the coding sequence ATGCTTGAAATAAAATTTGGTGAAGTTTCTGAACAAATAAAAGATAGAGAGGCTGACATAATTATTCTCGGAGCAGGTCCTGCTGGGCTTTCAGCTGGTTTATACGCAGCAAGAGCTAACCTTAAAACAATAATTCTTGAAAAGGAAACAATCGGAGGGCAACTTTCCCTTACCGAATGGATAGAAGATTATCCAGGTTTTCCAGATGGAATTAATGCAAGCGAACTTATAAATTTAATGAGAAAACATGCTGAAAATTTCGGAGCAAAAATACTTATAGAAAAAGCTAATAAAATTGAATTACTTGATAAAGGTTATAAAAAAGTTATCACTGATAGAGGCGAATGGATAACAAAGGCCATAATCGTAGCAACAGGAGCACATCATAAAAGACTCGGTGTAAAAGGTGAATTAGAACTTATGGGAAGAGGTGTTTCAAATTGTGCTGTATGTGATGGTCCGTTTTTTAAAGATAAAGAGATTGTTGTAGTCGGAGGAGGAGATTCTGCTGTAACAGAAGGTATCTATTTAACAAGATTTGCTAAAAAAGTTTATATTGTCCATAGAAGAGATAAATTCAGAGCACAAAAGATTTATATTGAAAGGGCTAAAAATAATCCTAAAATTGAATTCATTCTTAATACTGTTGTTGAAGAAATAAAAGGAGAAAAAAAAGTTGAGGGTGTTGTTTTAAAAAATGTAATAACCGGAGAAGTATGGGAAATGCCTGTTTCTGCTGTTTTTATATTCATTGGACTTTTGCCAAATTCTGAAATTCTTGAAGGCTTAACCCCCCTTGATGAAAGAAAAGCTGTGATTACAAATGAGAAAATGGAAACTTCTATTCCAGGAATTTATGCAGCTGGAGATGTAAGGAATACGACTCTGAGACAAGCAATTACAGCAGCTTCAGATGGAGCAATTGCAGCAATGATGGCTGAAACTTATATAAATGAAAATTTCTAA
- a CDS encoding cytochrome c-type biogenesis CcmF C-terminal domain-containing protein → MIELGYSSLFGSFLSFLLAVILFITGIKRKDLLFYESGKRAIFLGSSFIILSSLCLWYLLLISDFRVTYVANYTSKNLPFIYKFSAFWAGMDGSMLFWVLILSIYFLIYIFSAKSENLHRLISYTVISIVILFFTFITFFLTNPFRTLPFTPPDGRGLNPLLQNIWMLIHPVAIYFGFVGFTIPLSYAIAVFLKGERKDFSLEIRKWTLISWLFLSIGIVLGGRWAYVELGWGGYWAWDPVENASFLPWLTATAFVHTLFIQETKKMLKLWNLSLIIITFILVVTGTYITRSGALSSVHAFAESELGPYFGSFVLLNLFFLFFALFKYRGKLKDEGEKFSIFGLEGLILILLFSLIAITIITLIGTFYPIITGLILGQKMEVTPLFFVRATGPFFIIILILLAIYPFTYKNSSKFFFLISFLAFLLVSFFVFIKISKHPGAFLGYGVSAFALVSNIYRYIHDIKIGGLKLNEYFVRKTGSFFIHFGIVLSAIGIISSYGFKEEKEFVVKKGERVNFKNFEIEYIELSMASGQNYDEVRGDFLVKNSGRIKGKLSPALRFYHNWEQPSAEMDVLPLLNGDIYAVIQGWEEDETVYIQVFYNPLIQLVWFGTFLLFIGGVFVIITKRKK, encoded by the coding sequence ATGATTGAACTTGGATATTCTTCTTTATTTGGATCCTTTTTATCCTTTCTTTTAGCAGTTATTTTATTTATAACCGGAATAAAAAGAAAGGATTTGCTTTTTTATGAATCAGGTAAAAGGGCTATTTTTTTAGGTTCTTCCTTTATAATTTTATCTTCCCTTTGTCTATGGTATCTTCTTTTAATTTCAGATTTCAGGGTAACATACGTGGCGAATTACACTTCAAAAAATCTACCTTTTATCTACAAATTTTCTGCTTTCTGGGCTGGAATGGATGGTTCAATGCTTTTCTGGGTTTTAATACTTTCAATTTATTTTTTGATTTATATCTTTTCAGCAAAATCAGAAAACTTACATAGATTAATTTCTTACACTGTTATTTCAATTGTCATTCTTTTCTTCACATTTATAACTTTCTTTTTAACAAATCCATTTAGAACACTTCCTTTTACTCCTCCAGATGGAAGAGGTTTAAATCCTCTGCTCCAGAATATATGGATGCTTATTCATCCTGTTGCCATATATTTTGGATTTGTTGGTTTTACCATTCCTTTAAGTTATGCAATAGCAGTTTTTCTCAAAGGTGAAAGAAAAGACTTTTCTTTGGAAATAAGAAAATGGACTCTTATATCTTGGCTCTTTTTATCCATAGGTATTGTTCTTGGAGGAAGATGGGCATATGTTGAACTTGGATGGGGTGGATACTGGGCATGGGACCCGGTTGAAAACGCATCTTTTCTACCATGGCTTACTGCAACTGCCTTTGTCCATACGCTTTTTATTCAGGAAACAAAAAAAATGTTAAAATTATGGAACCTTTCTTTAATAATAATTACTTTTATACTTGTTGTTACAGGAACCTATATTACAAGAAGTGGGGCTCTTTCGTCAGTCCATGCTTTTGCAGAAAGTGAACTTGGACCATATTTTGGTTCTTTTGTTCTTTTGAATTTATTCTTTCTATTTTTTGCTTTATTTAAATATAGAGGAAAATTAAAAGATGAAGGAGAAAAATTCAGCATTTTTGGGCTCGAAGGTTTGATTTTAATTTTACTTTTTTCCCTTATTGCTATAACCATAATAACCCTTATTGGAACCTTTTATCCAATTATTACAGGCTTAATTCTCGGTCAAAAGATGGAAGTTACTCCTCTATTTTTTGTAAGGGCTACAGGTCCATTTTTCATCATAATTCTTATACTTTTAGCTATTTATCCCTTTACATACAAAAATTCTTCAAAATTTTTCTTTTTAATTTCCTTTTTAGCTTTCCTTTTAGTTTCATTTTTTGTATTTATAAAAATATCAAAACATCCAGGAGCCTTTCTTGGATACGGAGTCTCAGCCTTTGCCTTAGTTTCAAATATTTACCGTTATATACATGATATTAAAATTGGAGGATTAAAATTAAATGAATATTTTGTAAGAAAGACTGGCTCTTTTTTTATTCATTTTGGTATTGTTCTTTCAGCAATTGGTATTATTTCTTCTTATGGATTTAAAGAAGAAAAAGAATTTGTAGTTAAAAAAGGAGAAAGGGTTAATTTTAAAAATTTTGAAATTGAGTATATTGAATTATCAATGGCTTCGGGACAGAATTATGATGAAGTTAGAGGAGATTTTTTAGTTAAAAACTCTGGAAGAATAAAAGGAAAACTTTCACCTGCTTTAAGGTTTTATCATAACTGGGAACAACCATCAGCTGAGATGGATGTATTGCCACTTTTAAATGGAGATATTTATGCAGTTATTCAGGGATGGGAAGAAGATGAGACTGTCTATATTCAAGTTTTTTATAATCCGCTTATACAGCTCGTTTGGTTTGGAACATTTTTATTATTCATAGGTGGTGTTTTTGTAATTATAACAAAAAGGAAAAAATAA